A window of Chryseobacterium aquaeductus genomic DNA:
AAGATTTAAAATCAGATTGTTTGAATTTCCATCATATTCTCCTTCTACAGTTGCACCTTGAGGAAGCTTTAAATCTGGCATAAAGTAACTTACCAAACCTTGCTGAACATCAAAATTCATCGTAAAATTTTGTCCGCGGTAGAGTTTTCTCGGTGGCGGACCTACGAGAATTTTGCATAAACCATTCTCTACCATTCCTGCAAGATCGGCGAGATTATATTTTCCTGAAATTTTACCATCTACTGCTCCAGGAGCACTTACATCAATGATTCGGTTTCCACCTTCTACAAACGTTTTCACTTTTGCAGTAGGAATTTCGTAACGTTGTGTAGCGGTTGCAAAACTGATTTTATTTGCCTCAACATCGAGGTTCAGATCATTTAAATTACTCATCGACATTCTGCCGTTTACCTGTCCGCTTACAATTTGATTTCCGGGTTTATCGGTAAAATAATTCATATTAAGATGCGTTACATTCGCATCAATATTTGCAGAAATTCTTGAAGTGCTAAAGTCAATCAAACCTTTTACGGACGCTTTTGCCTGCTCATCATTTACGGTAATTAATCCGTTGTATTTTTTATGGTCAAGCAATCCGTCGAGATAAAGATTATTGATTTCTTTATTCATGATCTCAATACTGGAAATCTGAGATTTTGTGCTTACCCGCATCGTATTGACATCAAAACTCTGCCCGTTGATATTAAATTTTCCCGATATAAGACCAACCGCTTTACTTTTTGTAATGACTGAAGTATTCAAATCTTTTACATCTGCATAGCCTACATACTTTGGCATCGTGGTACTGAAATCCGTTAACGAAAAGTTAGAAATTTTTGCTTGCCCAATTCCCGTCATCAGGTTTCCGGAAGACACATACACTTGTTTGGGATTTACCTTTACATCTCCGTTATACTTTAATTTACCAAAATCATCCGCAAAATTTTTCATTTTTGAGGAGATAAATTTCGGCATCATTTTTTTCAAATCTTTATAGGTAAAATCAGCAGATAGATTGTTGGTTTCAATAAGAAAATTACCCTTCAGAAGATCGGTAATATTCATCTTTTTTGTTGCAATATTCACGTCAGGATTTCTGATCAAAAAATTATCCAGCGTAAATTTATTCAACGGGCCAGCCATCTTCCCGGAAATATTAAAAGGAATATAATTGTCCCAGTTGGTTACAAAATAAGAAATGTCATAACCGCTCAACTGACTTCCCAATTTGAGATTCATATCCCATTTTACTTTATTGGTAAAATCTGCCCACGAGCCTTTGTTTAGGTTAAATTTTATATCACCCTGCAGAAGAGAATGATCTGTATTTAAGGTTAAATCTTTCAGAAAAAGAAAATCTTCGGTCATCGAAAAATCAGTAGAAAATGTGTCTACAAAATGAGATTTCCCCCATCGTTTGGTGGTAAATGTAAAATTGTTGATTTGCGCAGTAATATTTACGCCATCTACTTTTAGTCTTGGTGCTATAAGATTTACATTGGTCGCTGTAAGCCATTTCCCGGCCTCTCCTGGAGAATTTTGATTAACGATCGATACTTTAGAATCTAAAATTTCTAATCTTGAATTTAACTGAAAAGGCGGTTTTGCAGGATCTGCCTTTTTTCCGCTGTCGAAAAGTTTGGTAAATCGTATAAAATTTGAAATACTGTCTCCTTTGTAAGTAATCACTTTTATATCAGCATCAATAAGTCTTAAACCATTAAAACTTAAAGAATTGTTTTTACCAACGTTTGTAGCCAAAGAAAACCAATCTGAATTGGCTTTAAACTCTCGTGCTTTAATAAAATCTAAATCTTTATAATCTTTTATCCTTAAACCTTTGATCGTAACATCTCCAAAAAAATCTACCTCTACACTTTCTGTAGACATTTTTGCTTTAAAATCTCTGTTGACAATCTGTAAAGCTTGATCGGCAGCCCATCTTTTCGTAACCGGAAGATTGATGGCGATAAAAATAATGACCACAAGAGAAAGCACAGACCAAAATAAAATAAGAAGAAGTTTTGCCCACCAAGAGTAGCTGGTAACATCTTTAGCAGCCTGTTTACCAAATTCCTGAGCCGTATCTATTGGATGATGCAAAGCTTCAGAAGCAAATTCAGAAGCTTCTTTCACGGTCTCCTGAACGTTGTCAACAGTCTTTTGTACCTGATCTCCTAAGTTTTCAGCTACTGATTTTTTTTCATTATCGTTATTATTCTCTAACTTTGCCATTACTATGAGTGACTCTATAATTTTAGGTATCGAATCGTCTTGTGACGATACTTCAGCAGCGATTATCAAAGGAAATTCTATTCTTTCCAACATTGCCGCCAACCAAGAGATTCATAAAGAATATGGTGGCGTTGTTCCTGAGCTTGCGTCACGAGCTCATCAGCAGAATATTATTCCTGTTGTAGAAAAATCCTTAAACGAAGCAAATATACAACAAAATGCAATCTCTGCCATAGGCTTTACCCGCGGTCCAGGACTTTTGGGTTCTCTTCTTGTAGGAACTTCTTTTGCTAAGTCTCTGGCTATGAGCTTAGATATTCCCTTAATTGAGGTCAATCACCTTCAGGCGCATATCTTGGCGCACTTCATCGACGATGCAAATCCTGTGCCGCCAAAATTCCCATTTTTGTGTCTTACCGTCAGTGGCGGACATACCATGATTGTCTTGGTTAAAGATTATTTCTACATGGAAATTATCGGGAAAACAATTGACGATGCCGCAGGTGAAGCTTTTGATAAAATTGGAAAAATTTTCGACTTAGATTATCCCGCAGGGCCGATTATCGACAGGTTGTCCAAAGAAGGAAATCCCGATGCTTTTCAATTTAACAAACCAAGATTAGAAAATTACGACTACTCTTTCAGCGGAATCAAGACTTCAGTTTTGTATTTCATTCAGAAAGAAGTGAAGAAAAATCCAAATTTCATTAAAGAAAATATGAATGATCTTTGCGCATCAGTACAAAAATGCATTATCGAAATTCTGATGAATAAACTGGAGAAAGCTGCGAAAGATTTAAACATAAAAGAAGTTGCCATTGCTGGTGGAGTCTCTGCCAATTCTGCGCTAAGAAAAGTGATGCAAGATAATCATCAAAGATTGGGCTGGGATATTTACATTCCGAAATTTGAATATACAACAGATAATGCCGCAATGATTGCCATGGTTGCCCAATTAAAATTTGAACGTGGAGAATTTACAGATCTGAGAACAACAGCAATTTCAAAATACGATTTATAATTATTTTCTACCGCAAAAGAAATTATTAAAAATAAAGAATTAAAAAGTTTGCAAAATGTAAGCAGTTATTTTTTTAGTCATTATTGTTTGTTAGCTTTTGAAAAGCTAAATTCACACAAAATCTTTTGTTTCTTTTGTGGTAAAATATCACAAACTATTAAAAATTAACATCTACAGATGAAAGTATTATTAGAAGAAAAAGTACTGGTAAAGCATTCTAAAAAGAACTCGAAATATTATTGGGTTTTAGAAACGATTACTGGGAAAAATGACGTGACAGAAAAATCTGAAGACGAAGAATATTTGATGGCAAGCTCAGAAATTGGGTATATTCAAAATGTAAAGGAAGAGATTATTGAAAAAATGAATTCTGAGAATGTTTTCAGTTTTGCCTACGATCCAAAAGAAGGAGATTATTTATCCATCAAAAACAATTTAAGAAAAAATGAATATCTGAACTTGATCTATATGAATAACATTTGGGTTGAAGAAATTTACGCTTGTTCGTACCGAGATTGTGAAGGCGATATTTACACAACGATAAAAACCGGAGTTGCATTTTTAAGTGATAATGAGATTACATTTTAAGATCATTTATTTGTAAAGTTTAATCATATCTAATATTACTATGAAACTTTTTTTTGGCGAAATCAGTAATGATTTAGTAATCATCAACGAAGAAGAGCAACAGCATATCGTGAAAGTTCTTCGTATGAAAGACGGTGAGAAAATCCATATTACGGATGGAAAAGGAAATCTTGCTTCCGGAAAGTTGATTATTGAAGGCAAGAAAGCAGGAATTGAGGTTTTAGAAATCAAAACGGAAACGCCTGATTTTAATCCTAAACTTCACATTGCTATTGCTCCGACAAAAAATATTGACAGAATTGAATTTTTCGTTGAAAAAGCAGTAGAAATGGGAATTTCTGAGATTACAATACTTCAGACTGAAAAAACTGAACGTAAAAATCTGAATATCGATAAAATCAGGAAACAGGCGATTGCCGCTTCTAAACAAAGTCTGAGATTCCATTTCCCGGTCATTAATGATTTAATTAAATTATCTGATTTCCTGAAAAATATAAATTCTGAAACAACTTTTGTAGCGCACTGCAACGAAAATTTAGAAAGAATTCATTTAAACGAAATTCCAAAACTAGAAAGTTATACTTTTTTGATTGGTCCTGAAGGCGATTTTTCAGATAGAGAAATTCAGTTTTTAGCCGAAAAAGGAATTAAAGCCGTTTCGCTCGGAAATCAAAGATTGAGAACAGAAACTGCAGGCGTTTTTGTAGCCGCATGGAATTACAACAAAATGATTTAATTCAAATTTATCTTACACTTTCAAATAATTTTCAGAAAATTTTCCGTTCAAAATAGAAGAAAAAATATGATATGGAAATAGAATAACGAGGATGAAATAATTTGCAGCTTCAAAATCAGCCAGTACAAATTTCATGGTGTACCAATGAAAAATGAAAAGGAATATCATAAAGAAAGTGAGTAATTTTCTGTTGAATGCTCCCAAAAAACATAGAAATTGGCAAAAAATTCCACCAACAGTAAGAATTACCCAGACATTTTCGTACGCATAAATTTCCTTCATCCAATCAGGAATTAGCTCGTCTGCCCTGTAGTAATTATCGTAGGTATTGA
This region includes:
- the tsaD gene encoding tRNA (adenosine(37)-N6)-threonylcarbamoyltransferase complex transferase subunit TsaD encodes the protein MSDSIILGIESSCDDTSAAIIKGNSILSNIAANQEIHKEYGGVVPELASRAHQQNIIPVVEKSLNEANIQQNAISAIGFTRGPGLLGSLLVGTSFAKSLAMSLDIPLIEVNHLQAHILAHFIDDANPVPPKFPFLCLTVSGGHTMIVLVKDYFYMEIIGKTIDDAAGEAFDKIGKIFDLDYPAGPIIDRLSKEGNPDAFQFNKPRLENYDYSFSGIKTSVLYFIQKEVKKNPNFIKENMNDLCASVQKCIIEILMNKLEKAAKDLNIKEVAIAGGVSANSALRKVMQDNHQRLGWDIYIPKFEYTTDNAAMIAMVAQLKFERGEFTDLRTTAISKYDL
- a CDS encoding RsmE family RNA methyltransferase, which gives rise to MKLFFGEISNDLVIINEEEQQHIVKVLRMKDGEKIHITDGKGNLASGKLIIEGKKAGIEVLEIKTETPDFNPKLHIAIAPTKNIDRIEFFVEKAVEMGISEITILQTEKTERKNLNIDKIRKQAIAASKQSLRFHFPVINDLIKLSDFLKNINSETTFVAHCNENLERIHLNEIPKLESYTFLIGPEGDFSDREIQFLAEKGIKAVSLGNQRLRTETAGVFVAAWNYNKMI